One window of Cuculus canorus isolate bCucCan1 chromosome 10, bCucCan1.pri, whole genome shotgun sequence genomic DNA carries:
- the PRRG3 gene encoding transmembrane gamma-carboxyglutamic acid protein 3, translated as MAMFLGARNAHSVLKRFPRANGFLEEIRQGTIERECIEEVCSYEEVKEVFENKEKTMEFWKGYTNSVYSVKDPGHSTEHSDAMYVVVPLLGVALLIVIALFIIWRCQLQKATRHRPSYAQNRYLASRTGCSLPRVMVYRERSQSQGETQYQREASSRVAGDGRAGDAPQQDSTLYPPEHSVSVLSRLSSATPPPSYEEVTGHPESSSGEETSISYNDPPPKYEEIVATAPVAGK; from the exons TGTTCTTGGGGGCCAGGAATGCCCACTCGGTCCTGAAGCGCTTTCCCCGAGCCAACGGCTTCCTGGAGGAGATCCGACAGGGCACCATTGAGCGGGAGTGCATTGAGGAGGTCTGCAGCTATGAGGAGGTCAAGGAAGTGTTcgagaacaaagagaaaacg ATGGAGTTTTGGAAGGGCTACACCAACTCTGTCTACTCTGTCAAGGACCCCGGGCACAGCACGGAGCACTCAGATGCTATGTACGTGGTAGTGCCTCTCTTGGGAGTGGCTCTTCTGATAGTCATCGCCCTCTTCATCATCTGGAGGTGCCAGCTTCAAAAGGCCACCCGCCACCGCCCTTCCTATGCCCAGAACCGTTACCTGGCCAGTCGAACAGGATGCAGCCTCCCCAGGGTCATGGTGTACCGGGAGCGGTCGCAAAGCCAAGGGGAAACTCAGTACCAGCGAGAAGCGAGCAGTCGGGTGGCTGGAGatggcagagctggggatgCCCCCCAGCAAGACAGCACCCTCTACCCACCAGAGCATTCGGTCTCCGTCCTTTCCAGACTGTCCAGTGCCACCCCTCCACCTTCCTACGAGGAGGTTACAGGCCATCCGGAGAGCAGCAGTggtgaagagaccagcatctcCTACAACGACCCACCACCCAAGTATGAAGAGATCGTGGCCACTGCCCCTGTTGCGGGCAAATAG